The DNA region GGGTGGCCATAGCAGGTGAAATATTAGCCGCTTTAGTCGCTGGCACTATTACCGCTAGCGTTGTCACAACCAGCAAACCAATAACAGACACAATCGGATAAATCACTGGCACCATAGGCAAGCTATACAGTGACATTAATTGTTGACCGAGCACTAATGCCAACATGCCGCCAATCACGCCACCCACAATACATATCAAGTAGTTTTCGACCATAAAGTATTGAATGATGTCACGCTTATTGGCACCTAGCGCACGACGAGTGCCTATTTGTTTGGTGCGACGTTGAATATTAAACATCACCATACCGGTTAATCCCAACGCAGTAATTAACAGCAATAACACCACCATAATACTCAACACAGTCGCCATTAAACGGTGGTTACTGTAGGTTAGGTTTTTAATCGAGGTGAGTGTTTGAAAATTCTCCACAACACGATTTGGATTTTCTGCATGCAAGGCTTTACGAATGACTTCTTCTAACCCAGAAATATGTTCAGGCAATGCCCGCACCATGTATGATTTATTACTGCTACTGCCACCAAAATCGATATTTTGAATCACGCTATATTCAAAGTTTTCGTGGTCAACCCAAGCACCTTGCAGCTTATCAACTACGCCTATAATGGTCACCGCTTGCTCACCTTGATATACGGTTTTCCCTAATGGCGACTCATCGCCCCAAAAGGCTTTGGCCAAGGGTTGCGACACTAATGCCAGCATGCCGCTATCATCTAGGCTGGTATTAATTTCATCGGCGGTAAAGTTGCGCCCAGCAATGAGTTTAGCGCCCATCACATTCAATAAATGCTCGTTACCTAAATAAAAGGCAAAACCAGGGGTACTTTTGGCCGCATCCTCATCAGGGCTGTCCACATAACGATCCATCCAACCACTGTCGCTTAATGGCAGCATATTGCTATAACTGGCATCGATGACATTGGGCAGCGAACGCAAAATTTGCTGGTCGACTTGGTTTTGTTTCATGTTGTCGATAGCGGGATCAAAGTTATACACGTTAAAGGTGAGTATTTGGTCTTCGGCATAGCCCGACTCTCGTTGCATTAATGACAAACGTTCATTAATGATAAAGCTGGCATTAGCCACAATCGCAACAGATAGAATAATTTGTAATAACAATAGAATAGGCGCACTTTTACTGCGCATTAAACTAGATAAAATCGGTTTAATATGTAACATGGCAATGTCCTTTTTAACCTTAACTGGAGTTATTGGGCTTTTAAATACACGCTAGGTTTAGTTCGGCACACTACCCATGCTGGATATATGCCTGCTAATACCGCGGTAGAAATAGCAATGATGGGAGTAATAAACCACATACTGGCATCAAGCCCTGTTACATTCTGGTCGACACTAAAATAGGCGTTTAGCGCAGCTAACGACCCCCAAGCCCATAGCAAACCAATCACACCACCAAAAAAGCCAATCATGCCTACCTCGACCATGTACTGGCTAAAAATTTGTCCTCGGCTAGCGCCAATAGCACGGCGAACACCCACTTCAGGTGCGCGTTTTAAAAACTTGGTGAGTAAAAGCCCAAGAATATTGACCAAGCACACGCTTAAAAACAGCAAGCTTAAACCGACAAGAATCTTGTTGTCTTTGGGTACCACATTGTTGTCTTCAAGCCATTTATCAATGTCGCTAATTTGCACTAACTCAGCAGGTGTTTTGGCTGTATCGGTAAAACGACCTATGGTTCGTTGTTGCTCAGCATAACGTGTTAACCAGCCTAAAAAGCTTTGTTTCTGCTCATCGGTGTTAAGTTCAGTCCAAAATTGAATCCACACTTTTTCAGATGTTAATCTGTCGTTATACGTCAGCATGGTTTCGAACTTCCAACCACTGGTGTTACCCCACACATCAAATTCTTCTTGGCCTGTTAACGAGAACGGAATGAATATTTCTTCAGCATCATTAAAGGCACCATTAAGTGGGTCGTAGTATTTAGGTTGCGGATTCCAGTCTTCAATCACTCCAACAATTTGGTAAGGTTTGCGGTCTAAAAACAGTGTTTTACCTACGCTGTTTTTACCTTCAAAAAAGCGTAAGTTTAATTTTTGACTAATCACCACTTGATAGGCTGGTCGTAAATCAACACTGGCATCCCAGTAACTACCATAAAGAAATGGCACCGAAAAAATCCGAAAAAAGTCTCTGTCGGTGACCCGAACACTGTTTAACACAGGTTCTATTTTAGGGTCATCAGACTGCATGGCTAAGCCGGTACGATAAGACGCCGCTTTTAACCCCAAATCACTGTTGTTGCGTAAATTCATTGCATCAATGTAAGTAATGCTTGAACTAAACTCATCCCAGGTATCTAAACCTTGGCTCCACAACTGCACTGAATTAATCACCTCACTGCGATCACCTGCTGGGTTATAAGACATGGTTTTATAAACATTGAGCGTAGTGATAGTAATGCCGATCCCAATCGAAATTGCTAACACCATTAACATCGATAACATCGGCGTTTTTCGGATACTTCGCCACGCTAAATCGCAATAGTAAAAAAACATAGTGTTCCCCTTAGCGAGTGCCGGTAGCAGCAGGTTGGTACATCGAAAAATCACATACTTGACCATCAACAATTTGAATATTGCGCTGGGCCCGACGAGCTAATTCAGGGTCGTGGGTCACCATAATAATGGTGGTGCCCTTTTGATTGATATTTTCAAGTAATTCCATCACTTGGCGCGCCATTAAACTGTCTAAGTTACCGGTAGGTTCATCGGCTAATAAAAACCGTGGCTCGCCTGCTAATGCACGCGCAATGGCGACACGTTGCTGCTGTCCGCCAGACAATTGCGTCGGTAAATGCTTCATCCGTGCACCTAGGCCGACCTGTTCTAATGCTGACTCGACTCGGCGCTTACGCTCACTGGCATTCATACCGCGATAACGCAATGGCACTTCAACATTTTCGGCCAAGTTAAGGTCGGGAATAAGGTTGAATCCCTGAAAAATAAAGCCAATTTTTTCATTGCGGACTTTAGCGCTTTTGTTGTCACTTAAATTCGACACATTGACGCCATCAAGGCTGAACTCACCAGAGGTAAAGCCTTCGAGCAAACCCGCAATATTCAAAAAGGTGGTTTTACCTGAACCAGACGGTCCCGTAACCGCGACAAACTCGCCTTCACTCACTTCAAGGTTAAAGTCGCGTAGCGCATGGGTTTCAACTAAGTCAGTTTTGAATACTTTACTGATATTTTTCATGGATAACATAATGGCTTCCTAGGTTAATTCGGTTGTCGCATTCCGGTGCTTAAGGCTGGGAATGTAAATTCTGCTAATATGAATACGGCTTTGCTAAATACGGTCGTGTAAAATAATTTATTGTTAAATGCTGTGTTATTAAATGCTGTGCTGTTTAATACTTTTTTGTTGTCATTAATACAGCTAAAACAGCAGCTTAATCTTGAGCATGTCGCTAATATCAATATGCAAACTAACAGTCGGATTGATGTCACTTAACCGAGTCGATACTTGGCTGCTTATATCAATTAATTGCAAACTGACCGATAACCAATCGGTCTGATTATCAATGCGATAACTCACAGCCATCGCGAGAATAAATAACGCGCCTAGCGCGATAAGCTGTCTACGTTGAATAAAAGTCATAGAATGTCCTTACTCAGTTAAATGTTTGGTTATTTTCTTAGTTATTGATTTAGCTATCGATTTAGCTATCGATTTAGCTATCGATTTAGTTATCGGATTTGAATTGTTGGATCATTTTTAAAGGTTTCGGTACCGGATATCACCCATACGTCACCAGCTTCACCACCGTCTATCACTTCAACTTGGCTCATACTGCGTGCGCCCAATTTAACGGCTTTTTTATGAGCGACAGCGTTATTCACTTGATACGCTACTTCGCCGCCCATATTGAGAAAATCACCACGTTTCACTATCAATACATTGGGTCTGTTTTCCAGTAATACTCGGGCAGACAAACGCTGATTTTGGCGTAACGATAAAGTGTTACTGTCAGCAAAACGCACTCGGGCGGTCACTTCACGATTGCGGACTTCAGGTGAAATTGAAGACAACTGGCCAACCACATTCACGTTGCCAAAACTCAACTCGACATCCATCCCTAATCCCAGCTCATCGGCATAAGACTCTGGCACAGCTAACTCGGCCTCAAAGGCACTTAAATCGACCACAGTTAATATTGGCTGACTGGCGGCAATACGGGCTTTTTGTTCCACCAGCCAGTTACCAATAATGCCGCTAACGGGTGCGATAATGCTCAAGGCATTGGCTTGACGGGTTAACTCTCTTACGACTAAAGCTTGGCGTTGTACTTCAAGAGTACGGTTTTTAATTTCAAAACTGAGGGTGTCGCGCATAAGCTCAACTTCTTGTTGGGCATGCTTATGCAATAATTTGGCTTTATGTAAATCATCTTTGCTTTTTTCATAATCGATTATGCTGATCAAACTGGACTCAATCAGTTGATCGCCACGACGACTTTCACGATCAGCGGCTTCTAAATCCACTTTCGCCATGTCTAAAACCTGGCTAACGCGCAATTGCTCTCGGCGGGCATCTAACTTGGCACGCTCTAAATTTCCTTGCATACCTTCAAGCATCGACTGCTGTTGTTGCAATTCACTTTGTAAACGTGGGCTTTCAATTTTGGCTACCACTTGCCCCAGTTCCACTTCATCGCCAGGCTGACTTAATAGCGTCACCACACCTTCTTCCGTGCTATATAAAATGGGCGCATTGGCCGCCACAATTTTACCGGTAGTGGCAATATCTCGAACCAAAGTGCCACGGGTTAAGGTTGCCAAACGTAAATCTGCACCATCAACCGAACGTTGATTACTGTCATGACTTAAACTCGCCCACACCAATGCGCTCATCAATATGGCACCGCAACCTATCATCAAGGGTAAGCGCAATTTACGACCTAACTTAGGCGCAATAACGGTATCTTGGCTACTTGTGTCTTTAATCATCTCAGGTCCTTAGGTAACGCGCTGACCGCACCCACCTCTTTACATTTATACCAAGATAAAGCACAAGCCATGCCAATAGTTATTTATTGTTATTTTTCATGATGATAATAATTTTAAAAGATAACCGAACACCCTAAAAGTGTCCGCGGACAGCGTTAAAAACTGTCCGGTTATTGAGAAAGTGTCCGAGCGGACACTTTTAAAGAGAGTTTGAAATAGGTGTGATAAGAGCGACTTAATCGAAATGTTAAAAA from Shewanella polaris includes:
- a CDS encoding ABC transporter permease, coding for MFFYYCDLAWRSIRKTPMLSMLMVLAISIGIGITITTLNVYKTMSYNPAGDRSEVINSVQLWSQGLDTWDEFSSSITYIDAMNLRNNSDLGLKAASYRTGLAMQSDDPKIEPVLNSVRVTDRDFFRIFSVPFLYGSYWDASVDLRPAYQVVISQKLNLRFFEGKNSVGKTLFLDRKPYQIVGVIEDWNPQPKYYDPLNGAFNDAEEIFIPFSLTGQEEFDVWGNTSGWKFETMLTYNDRLTSEKVWIQFWTELNTDEQKQSFLGWLTRYAEQQRTIGRFTDTAKTPAELVQISDIDKWLEDNNVVPKDNKILVGLSLLFLSVCLVNILGLLLTKFLKRAPEVGVRRAIGASRGQIFSQYMVEVGMIGFFGGVIGLLWAWGSLAALNAYFSVDQNVTGLDASMWFITPIIAISTAVLAGIYPAWVVCRTKPSVYLKAQ
- a CDS encoding FtsX-like permease family protein; translated protein: MLHIKPILSSLMRSKSAPILLLLQIILSVAIVANASFIINERLSLMQRESGYAEDQILTFNVYNFDPAIDNMKQNQVDQQILRSLPNVIDASYSNMLPLSDSGWMDRYVDSPDEDAAKSTPGFAFYLGNEHLLNVMGAKLIAGRNFTADEINTSLDDSGMLALVSQPLAKAFWGDESPLGKTVYQGEQAVTIIGVVDKLQGAWVDHENFEYSVIQNIDFGGSSSNKSYMVRALPEHISGLEEVIRKALHAENPNRVVENFQTLTSIKNLTYSNHRLMATVLSIMVVLLLLITALGLTGMVMFNIQRRTKQIGTRRALGANKRDIIQYFMVENYLICIVGGVIGGMLALVLGQQLMSLYSLPMVPVIYPIVSVIGLLVVTTLAVIVPATKAANISPAMATRSV
- a CDS encoding efflux RND transporter periplasmic adaptor subunit, which translates into the protein MIKDTSSQDTVIAPKLGRKLRLPLMIGCGAILMSALVWASLSHDSNQRSVDGADLRLATLTRGTLVRDIATTGKIVAANAPILYSTEEGVVTLLSQPGDEVELGQVVAKIESPRLQSELQQQQSMLEGMQGNLERAKLDARREQLRVSQVLDMAKVDLEAADRESRRGDQLIESSLISIIDYEKSKDDLHKAKLLHKHAQQEVELMRDTLSFEIKNRTLEVQRQALVVRELTRQANALSIIAPVSGIIGNWLVEQKARIAASQPILTVVDLSAFEAELAVPESYADELGLGMDVELSFGNVNVVGQLSSISPEVRNREVTARVRFADSNTLSLRQNQRLSARVLLENRPNVLIVKRGDFLNMGGEVAYQVNNAVAHKKAVKLGARSMSQVEVIDGGEAGDVWVISGTETFKNDPTIQIR
- a CDS encoding ABC transporter ATP-binding protein, which gives rise to MLSMKNISKVFKTDLVETHALRDFNLEVSEGEFVAVTGPSGSGKTTFLNIAGLLEGFTSGEFSLDGVNVSNLSDNKSAKVRNEKIGFIFQGFNLIPDLNLAENVEVPLRYRGMNASERKRRVESALEQVGLGARMKHLPTQLSGGQQQRVAIARALAGEPRFLLADEPTGNLDSLMARQVMELLENINQKGTTIIMVTHDPELARRAQRNIQIVDGQVCDFSMYQPAATGTR